From the genome of Pieris rapae chromosome 5, ilPieRapa1.1, whole genome shotgun sequence, one region includes:
- the LOC110996784 gene encoding mitochondrial import inner membrane translocase subunit Tim23, whose protein sequence is MSLFGDILPINKNESQNNQASANLSPYLNFDPNYIPKMQPEFLYPDESHMASTARRSNVALPIIGMSFMTGSGLGGMAGLYKGLRATTLAGQIGKVRRTQLINYIMKQGTTTGCTLGILASFYSSIALGVTWIRDQEDTANTFIAATATGVLYKSTAGLRSMGLGAAAGLTLAGLYTLLTDNDNIWSKARYMKM, encoded by the exons ATGTCTTTATTTGGAGATATATtaccaattaataaaaatgaaagccAAAATAATCAGGCCAGTGCAAATCTTTCTCCCTATTTAAACTTTGATCCCAACTACATACCAAAAATGCAACCAGAGTTTCTATATCCCGATGAGAGCCATATGGCCTCAACAGCTCGGAGATCAAACGTAGCTTTACCAATTATTGGAATGTCTTTCATGACTGGATCAG GTTTAGGAGGCATGGCTGGTCTATACAAAGGATTAAGAGCAACAACATTAGCTGGACAAATTGGCAAAGTTAGAAGAACACAGCTTATTAACTACATAATGAAGCAAG GCACAACAACTGGCTGTACTCTAGGCATATTAGCTTCATTTTATTCAAGTATAGCCCTGGGTGTAACTTGGATTAGGGATCAAGAAGATACTGCAAATACCTTTATAGCTGCCACAGCTACtggtgttttatataaaagtactgCTGGTTTGCGTTCAATGGGCTTAGGAGCCGCTGCAGGGCTTACATTAGCAGGCCTATACACCCTTCTCActgataatgataatatatggAGCAAAGCTAGATATATGAAAATGTGA
- the LOC110996783 gene encoding sister chromatid cohesion protein DCC1 isoform X1, protein MDICEERSTEDVRKVIKTAKLHESELTEITQILRFPDASQRNNNLRLMLLDNNILKDIEEGNPIAFKGDPDENVVLCTDDTTYDVKEAETSNSFLLVPNLLFAAATGLDETIANNSMEDSDSSFERSNTSLNKSTDSDDKPPRKIVNKDIVNTFFTYYELKPCKPRLSKLSKLLESTTFQGLELEYKIDKSKLLDYNAILDKVQASRVELNEELTNIQAIQVDGHYRLLEFDYEFRVLSYMLDLIEENSWPLDRVSKEVTLESLKDLAPLCVLEAMFGFYTLKSAEEMGVQYYRYKEDKVCRFLARVLLRSAGRFNLVEFMQAWSDSVPEGMTPNESLLSGIALVDKNVTPQVIWGFSENELPEDINERFRILFHTKPKWTVDEISPYIQSYATEKLNVNALLTKHARASTQNGVRVFSAKHMN, encoded by the exons TGAAGAGAGGTCCACTGAAGACGTCcgcaaagtaataaaaactgcAAAGTTACACGAATCCGAACTAACAGAGATTACCCAGATTCTTAGATTTCCAGACGCCAGCCAACGCAATAATAACTTAAGACTTATGctattagataataatatattaaaagatataGAAGAGGGCAATCCCATTGCATTTAAAG gGGATCCAGATGAAAATGTGGTACTGTGTACAGATGATACAACCTATGACGTCAAGGAAGCAGAGACATCTAACAGCTTTTTACTCGTACCCAACCTACTTTTCGCGGCTGCCACAGGTCTCGACGAAACAATCGCAAATAATTCTATGGAAGATTCTGATTCATCTTTCGAAAGATCCAACACTAGTTTGAACAAATCCACCGATTCTGATGATAAACCACCCAGAAAAATTGTCAATAAAGACATTGTTAACACGTTCTTCACTTATTACGAATTGAAACCTTGTAAACCGCGTCTTTCCAAACTCTCGAAGCTTCTAGAAAGTACTACATTTCAGGGTTTAGAACTcgaatataaaatagataaatcgAAATTGCTAGATTATAATGCTATTTTGGATAAAGTCCAGGCGTCTCGTGTAGAATTAAATGAGGAGTTGACAAATATACAAGCGATACAGGTCGATGGGCATTATAGGTTGTTAGAATTTGATTATGAATTTCGGGTCCTTTCTTACATGTTGGACCTAATTGAAGAGAATTCCTGGCCTTTGGACAGAGTATCCAAAGAAGTCACATTAGAAAGCTTAAAAGATTTGGCTCCGTTGTGTGTTTTGGAAGCAATGTTTGGTTTTTATACACTAAAAAGTGCTGAAGAAATGGGCGTCCAATACTATAGGTATAAAGAGGATAAAGTGTGTAGATTTTTAGCAAGAGTTCTCTTAAGAAGTGCCGGTAGATTTAATTTGGTTGAGTTTATGCAAGCATGGAGCGATTCGGTACCAGAAGGAATGACACCAAAc GAGTCACTTCTATCAGGCATAGCCTTAGTAGATAAAAACGTCACTCCGCAAGTAATTTGGGGTTTCTCCGAGAATGAACTGCCGGAAGATATCAATGAGAGGTTCAGGATTTTATTCCACACAAAACCCAAGTGGACGGTCGATGAAATATCTCCATACATTCA gTCATACGCAACAGAGAAGCTCAACGTAAACGCTTTGCTGACGAAGCATGCACGTGCGTCCACCCAAAATGGCGTCCGTGTATTCTCCGCCAAACACATGAATTAA
- the LOC110996783 gene encoding sister chromatid cohesion protein DCC1 isoform X2: protein MLLDNNILKDIEEGNPIAFKGDPDENVVLCTDDTTYDVKEAETSNSFLLVPNLLFAAATGLDETIANNSMEDSDSSFERSNTSLNKSTDSDDKPPRKIVNKDIVNTFFTYYELKPCKPRLSKLSKLLESTTFQGLELEYKIDKSKLLDYNAILDKVQASRVELNEELTNIQAIQVDGHYRLLEFDYEFRVLSYMLDLIEENSWPLDRVSKEVTLESLKDLAPLCVLEAMFGFYTLKSAEEMGVQYYRYKEDKVCRFLARVLLRSAGRFNLVEFMQAWSDSVPEGMTPNESLLSGIALVDKNVTPQVIWGFSENELPEDINERFRILFHTKPKWTVDEISPYIQSYATEKLNVNALLTKHARASTQNGVRVFSAKHMN from the exons ATGctattagataataatatattaaaagatataGAAGAGGGCAATCCCATTGCATTTAAAG gGGATCCAGATGAAAATGTGGTACTGTGTACAGATGATACAACCTATGACGTCAAGGAAGCAGAGACATCTAACAGCTTTTTACTCGTACCCAACCTACTTTTCGCGGCTGCCACAGGTCTCGACGAAACAATCGCAAATAATTCTATGGAAGATTCTGATTCATCTTTCGAAAGATCCAACACTAGTTTGAACAAATCCACCGATTCTGATGATAAACCACCCAGAAAAATTGTCAATAAAGACATTGTTAACACGTTCTTCACTTATTACGAATTGAAACCTTGTAAACCGCGTCTTTCCAAACTCTCGAAGCTTCTAGAAAGTACTACATTTCAGGGTTTAGAACTcgaatataaaatagataaatcgAAATTGCTAGATTATAATGCTATTTTGGATAAAGTCCAGGCGTCTCGTGTAGAATTAAATGAGGAGTTGACAAATATACAAGCGATACAGGTCGATGGGCATTATAGGTTGTTAGAATTTGATTATGAATTTCGGGTCCTTTCTTACATGTTGGACCTAATTGAAGAGAATTCCTGGCCTTTGGACAGAGTATCCAAAGAAGTCACATTAGAAAGCTTAAAAGATTTGGCTCCGTTGTGTGTTTTGGAAGCAATGTTTGGTTTTTATACACTAAAAAGTGCTGAAGAAATGGGCGTCCAATACTATAGGTATAAAGAGGATAAAGTGTGTAGATTTTTAGCAAGAGTTCTCTTAAGAAGTGCCGGTAGATTTAATTTGGTTGAGTTTATGCAAGCATGGAGCGATTCGGTACCAGAAGGAATGACACCAAAc GAGTCACTTCTATCAGGCATAGCCTTAGTAGATAAAAACGTCACTCCGCAAGTAATTTGGGGTTTCTCCGAGAATGAACTGCCGGAAGATATCAATGAGAGGTTCAGGATTTTATTCCACACAAAACCCAAGTGGACGGTCGATGAAATATCTCCATACATTCA gTCATACGCAACAGAGAAGCTCAACGTAAACGCTTTGCTGACGAAGCATGCACGTGCGTCCACCCAAAATGGCGTCCGTGTATTCTCCGCCAAACACATGAATTAA